In Brevundimonas sp. SGAir0440, one DNA window encodes the following:
- a CDS encoding TerC family protein, translated as MEFLSSPELASQATALGQVLLMDLVLAGDNAVAVGLAAAALPQDQRKKAILIGLAAAVVMRIGFALITVQLLALVGLLLAGGLLLLWVCWKMWRELREQATHDQAEAEKELELAMSIEHGSGPSPEELGIKRKSFGAALIQIMVADITMSLDNVLAVAGAAHEHPWIMVFGLMLSIALMGVAATYIAKLLHRFSWIGYIGLVVVLYVALHMIWDGARQVVVRTGHMDEFNASAPAILEIGPEEAAKHLGQKRTEDSPTPAPAEPTVAP; from the coding sequence ATGGAATTCCTCTCGTCTCCCGAACTCGCCAGCCAGGCCACAGCCCTCGGCCAGGTCCTGCTGATGGATCTGGTCCTGGCCGGCGACAACGCCGTCGCCGTGGGCCTGGCCGCCGCCGCCCTGCCCCAGGACCAGCGCAAGAAGGCCATTCTGATCGGCCTGGCCGCCGCCGTCGTCATGCGAATCGGCTTTGCGCTGATCACCGTGCAGCTTCTGGCCCTGGTCGGCCTGCTGCTGGCCGGCGGCCTGCTGCTGCTTTGGGTGTGCTGGAAGATGTGGCGCGAACTGCGCGAGCAGGCGACCCACGACCAGGCCGAGGCCGAGAAGGAACTCGAACTGGCCATGAGCATCGAGCACGGCTCTGGTCCGTCGCCCGAGGAACTGGGCATCAAGCGCAAGAGCTTCGGCGCCGCCCTGATTCAGATCATGGTCGCCGACATCACCATGTCGCTGGACAATGTGCTGGCCGTCGCCGGCGCCGCGCACGAACACCCCTGGATCATGGTCTTCGGTCTGATGCTGTCGATCGCCCTGATGGGCGTCGCCGCCACCTATATCGCCAAGCTGCTGCACCGCTTCAGCTGGATCGGCTATATCGGTCTCGTCGTCGTGCTCTATGTCGCCCTGCATATGATCTGGGACGGCGCCCGTCAGGTGGTGGTCCGCACCGGCCATATGGACGAGTTCAACGCCTCGGCCCCGGCCATCCTTGAGATCGGTCCCGAGGAAGCGGCCAAACACCTGGGCCAGAAGCGCACCGAGGACAGCCCGACGCCGGCGCCCGCCGAACCGACGGTCGCGCCATGA
- the tuf gene encoding elongation factor Tu, whose product MAKEKFERTKPHCNIGTIGHVDHGKTTLTAAITMTLAKAGGAKAMNYADIDAAPEEKARGITINTAHVEYETANRHYAHVDCPGHADYVKNMITGAAQMDGAILVVSAADGPMPQTREHILLARQVGVPALVVFMNKVDLVDDEELLELVEMEVRELLSSYQFPGDDIPITKGSAKAATDGVNPEIGEQRVLALMETVDAYIPQPERPVDLPFLMPVEDVFSISGRGTVVTGRVEKGIIKVGEEVEIVGIRPVQKTTCTGVEMFRKLLDQGQAGDNVGVLLRGTKREDVERGQVLCKPGSITPHTKFLAEAYILTKEEGGRHTPFFTNYRPQFYFRTTDVTGIVQLKEGVEMIMPGDNAELNVELITPIAMDQGLRFAIREGGRTVGAGVVAKIIA is encoded by the coding sequence ATGGCCAAGGAAAAGTTCGAACGGACGAAGCCGCACTGCAACATCGGCACGATTGGTCACGTTGACCACGGCAAGACGACGTTGACGGCAGCGATCACGATGACGCTGGCGAAGGCCGGCGGCGCGAAGGCGATGAACTACGCCGACATCGACGCTGCGCCGGAAGAGAAGGCCCGCGGCATCACGATCAACACCGCGCACGTGGAATATGAGACGGCCAACCGTCACTACGCCCACGTCGACTGCCCCGGCCACGCCGACTATGTGAAGAACATGATCACCGGCGCCGCGCAGATGGACGGCGCGATCCTGGTGGTGTCGGCCGCCGACGGCCCGATGCCGCAGACCCGCGAGCACATCCTGCTGGCCCGTCAGGTCGGCGTGCCGGCCCTGGTGGTCTTCATGAACAAGGTCGACCTGGTCGACGACGAAGAGCTGCTCGAGCTGGTCGAGATGGAAGTGCGCGAGCTGCTTTCGTCGTACCAGTTCCCCGGCGACGACATTCCGATCACCAAGGGTTCGGCCAAGGCCGCGACCGACGGCGTGAACCCGGAAATCGGCGAACAGCGCGTTCTGGCCCTGATGGAAACCGTCGACGCCTACATCCCGCAGCCGGAGCGTCCGGTCGACCTGCCGTTCCTGATGCCGGTCGAAGACGTGTTCTCGATCTCGGGCCGCGGCACCGTGGTCACGGGCCGCGTCGAGAAGGGCATCATCAAGGTCGGTGAGGAAGTCGAGATTGTCGGCATCCGTCCGGTCCAGAAGACGACCTGCACGGGCGTGGAAATGTTCCGCAAGCTGCTGGACCAAGGTCAAGCGGGCGACAACGTCGGCGTGCTGCTGCGCGGCACCAAGCGTGAAGACGTCGAGCGCGGCCAGGTGCTGTGCAAGCCGGGCTCCATCACCCCGCACACCAAGTTCCTGGCCGAAGCCTACATCCTGACCAAGGAAGAAGGCGGTCGTCACACCCCGTTCTTCACGAACTATCGCCCGCAGTTCTACTTCCGCACGACGGACGTGACCGGCATCGTTCAGCTGAAGGAAGGCGTCGAGATGATCATGCCGGGCGACAACGCCGAGCTGAACGTCGAGCTGATCACCCCGATCGCGATGGACCAGGGCCTGCGCTTCGCCATCCGTGAAGGCGGCCGCACCGTCGGCGCCGGCGTCGTGGCCAAGATCATCGCCTAA
- a CDS encoding antibiotic biosynthesis monooxygenase family protein, translating into MYGLITRLTAHAGRRDELGLCLLDPNVKRPGCHSYVLAQDPKDADALWVTEVWMSKATHDAWSASMRETGVMRPALALIATFGDTIFTRPIGGVGL; encoded by the coding sequence ATGTACGGATTGATTACCCGCCTGACGGCCCATGCCGGCCGCCGCGACGAACTGGGCCTTTGCCTGCTGGACCCCAATGTGAAGCGACCAGGCTGCCACAGCTATGTGCTGGCGCAAGATCCGAAAGACGCCGACGCCCTGTGGGTGACCGAGGTGTGGATGAGCAAGGCGACGCATGACGCCTGGTCGGCCAGCATGCGCGAGACAGGCGTCATGCGACCCGCCTTGGCTCTGATCGCCACCTTTGGCGACACCATCTTCACCCGCCCTATCGGCGGCGTGGGACTTTAG
- a CDS encoding carboxylesterase/lipase family protein, whose protein sequence is MRLISLLACLVALSACATHPGKVDQVRFAKDAEPILATTEAGTVRGVEGAGTRAFLGVPFAAPPVGDLRWRAPQPVEAWQGVRDATRIGADCTQAIGRRSILGGGGGIVVGSEDCLYLNIYAPGGEAAEARPVMVYIPGGAFTVGAGANYDPSKLAREQGRVVVTMNYRLGALGWLAHPGFQATGEGFGGNFGLMDQQAALKWVHRNIAAFGGDPGDVTLFAESAGAWTACYLMASPQSEGLYQRVIMQSGGCLEPSSLVRAQDAAQSGPMFAERLGCTGEDQIACLKALPAWRLSRAASLRAGINGPGSWGPVHTDATVPESPAVAIREGRFTRVPVLVGTNLDEGRLFANEVQDMDRYQKETIWMYGDQGERVLARYPVGEDGPAYAIAANFTDQRFACPSQALRRLLAQHVPVWGYEFADRGAPFVLPDRIVGLDLGAYHASELAYVFGTRWVFADPKRFTPEQKALSERMQKMWATFGRSAFAAEWPRVEGAGPVRVFKPEGDVMDDGFFERHHCDFWDGTPFGAVH, encoded by the coding sequence ATGCGTCTGATCTCGTTGCTTGCGTGTCTTGTCGCCCTGTCGGCCTGCGCCACCCATCCCGGCAAGGTCGATCAGGTCCGGTTCGCCAAGGACGCCGAGCCGATATTGGCGACGACCGAAGCCGGGACGGTGCGCGGCGTCGAGGGGGCGGGGACGCGCGCGTTCCTCGGCGTGCCGTTCGCGGCGCCGCCGGTCGGCGATCTGCGTTGGCGTGCGCCGCAGCCGGTCGAGGCCTGGCAGGGCGTTCGGGATGCGACGCGGATCGGTGCGGACTGCACCCAGGCGATCGGGCGTCGTTCGATCCTGGGCGGCGGCGGCGGCATCGTCGTCGGGTCAGAGGACTGTCTGTATCTGAACATCTATGCGCCGGGCGGGGAGGCGGCCGAGGCGCGGCCGGTGATGGTCTATATTCCCGGCGGCGCCTTCACCGTGGGGGCGGGCGCCAACTACGACCCGTCGAAACTGGCGCGCGAGCAGGGTCGCGTAGTCGTGACTATGAACTATCGGCTCGGCGCGCTGGGCTGGCTGGCGCATCCGGGGTTTCAGGCGACCGGCGAAGGCTTCGGCGGCAATTTCGGCCTGATGGATCAGCAGGCGGCGCTGAAGTGGGTGCATCGGAACATTGCAGCCTTCGGCGGCGATCCGGGCGACGTCACCCTGTTCGCCGAGAGCGCGGGGGCCTGGACGGCCTGTTATCTGATGGCGTCGCCGCAATCGGAGGGGCTGTATCAACGGGTCATCATGCAGAGCGGCGGGTGCCTGGAGCCGTCGTCCCTGGTCAGGGCGCAGGACGCGGCCCAGTCGGGGCCGATGTTCGCCGAAAGGCTGGGCTGCACGGGCGAGGATCAGATCGCGTGCCTGAAGGCGCTGCCGGCCTGGCGGCTGTCGCGCGCGGCGTCATTGAGAGCGGGCATCAACGGGCCGGGATCATGGGGGCCGGTGCACACCGACGCCACTGTGCCGGAAAGTCCGGCGGTCGCGATCCGCGAGGGGCGGTTCACGCGCGTGCCCGTCCTCGTCGGGACGAACCTCGATGAGGGGCGGCTGTTCGCCAACGAGGTGCAGGATATGGATCGCTATCAGAAGGAGACGATCTGGATGTACGGCGATCAGGGCGAGCGAGTGCTGGCGCGCTATCCGGTGGGTGAGGACGGGCCCGCCTATGCCATCGCTGCGAACTTCACGGACCAGAGGTTCGCCTGTCCGTCACAGGCCTTGCGACGCCTTTTGGCCCAGCATGTGCCGGTGTGGGGCTATGAGTTCGCCGATCGCGGGGCGCCGTTCGTCTTGCCGGATCGGATCGTCGGTCTGGACCTGGGCGCCTATCACGCCAGCGAGCTGGCCTATGTGTTCGGAACGCGCTGGGTGTTTGCTGATCCCAAGCGGTTCACGCCTGAACAGAAGGCGCTGTCGGAACGGATGCAGAAGATGTGGGCCACGTTCGGCCGTTCGGCCTTCGCCGCCGAATGGCCCCGCGTCGAGGGTGCGGGGCCGGTGCGGGTGTTCAAGCCGGAGGGCGATGTCATGGACGACGGCTTCTTCGAACGCCATCACTGCGACTTCTGGGACGGGACGCCGTTCGGCGCCGTCCACTAG
- the rlmB gene encoding 23S rRNA (guanosine(2251)-2'-O)-methyltransferase RlmB: MSSKSERNDRKSGKKSVLGNRPDGPRDKGQKPAAQGFGRREETPRQPRSPDRSKSDADNFLWGRHPVLAALANPARRGMGRLLATAERAAEIENTALANGHKIEVVEIQALTRMLPPGAVHQGLAFKVQPLEGVSLDELAEPAEGVIVMLDQLTDPQNVGAIFRSALAFGARGIIVQDRHAPALAGALAKAAVGATERLPHARVTNLSRALERLADLGWRAVGLDGTGEQTLEEALDHQPTVLVMGSEGDGIRRLVAEHCDVLAKIPMPGGFESLNVSNAAAIALYEAARAQRG; encoded by the coding sequence GTGTCGTCGAAATCAGAACGCAACGACCGTAAAAGCGGTAAAAAATCGGTCCTCGGAAACCGTCCCGACGGCCCCCGCGACAAGGGTCAAAAGCCCGCTGCGCAAGGGTTTGGCCGGCGCGAGGAAACCCCTCGTCAGCCCCGTTCGCCCGATCGGAGCAAGTCGGACGCCGATAATTTTCTGTGGGGGCGCCACCCGGTTCTGGCCGCTCTGGCGAATCCCGCCCGTCGCGGCATGGGTCGTCTGCTGGCCACGGCCGAGCGCGCCGCCGAAATCGAGAACACTGCTCTCGCAAACGGCCACAAGATCGAGGTGGTCGAAATCCAGGCCCTGACCCGGATGCTGCCCCCCGGCGCCGTGCATCAGGGACTGGCCTTCAAGGTCCAGCCGCTGGAAGGCGTGTCGCTGGACGAGCTGGCCGAGCCGGCTGAGGGCGTCATCGTCATGCTGGATCAGCTGACCGACCCTCAGAACGTCGGCGCCATCTTCCGATCGGCCCTGGCGTTCGGCGCGCGGGGAATCATCGTTCAGGACCGTCACGCTCCGGCCCTCGCCGGCGCCCTGGCCAAGGCGGCCGTCGGCGCCACCGAACGCCTGCCCCATGCGCGCGTCACGAATCTGTCCCGTGCGCTGGAGCGGCTGGCTGATCTGGGCTGGCGCGCCGTCGGCCTGGATGGAACGGGCGAACAGACGCTGGAAGAGGCGCTGGATCATCAGCCGACCGTTCTGGTCATGGGGTCCGAAGGCGACGGCATCCGTCGCCTGGTCGCCGAACATTGCGACGTCCTGGCCAAAATCCCCATGCCGGGCGGATTCGAGAGCCTGAACGTGTCCAATGCGGCGGCGATCGCGCTTTATGAGGCGGCGCGCGCGCAACGCGGCTGA
- a CDS encoding DUF1489 family protein, which produces MPLHMIKLGVGVPDVEWLEARAARGGPLVVHTRMTPKRATEIEDGGSLYWVVKGTIVCRQPVLDIATLGEGKQSRCEITLEPKVIRTAPMARRPFQGWRYFEPKDAPVDLTDFDVGEAPEELVRQLRELGAW; this is translated from the coding sequence ATGCCGCTTCACATGATCAAGCTGGGCGTCGGGGTGCCGGACGTCGAATGGCTGGAGGCCCGCGCCGCCCGGGGCGGACCGCTCGTCGTCCACACACGCATGACGCCGAAACGGGCGACCGAGATCGAGGACGGCGGCTCGCTCTACTGGGTGGTGAAGGGGACGATCGTCTGTCGCCAACCGGTGCTGGACATCGCCACTTTGGGCGAGGGCAAGCAGAGCCGATGCGAGATCACGCTCGAACCCAAGGTCATCCGTACCGCGCCCATGGCCCGGCGACCCTTCCAAGGCTGGCGATATTTCGAGCCCAAGGATGCGCCGGTCGATCTGACCGACTTCGACGTCGGCGAGGCCCCGGAGGAACTGGTGCGTCAGCTTCGCGAACTGGGCGCCTGGTAG
- a CDS encoding 2OG-Fe(II) oxygenase family protein, which produces MTPTLTPLTEAARAAIRERLARTGRTQIDGVLAPADAQALYDAATRVDYNVVTRRGTGHVDLPAAWLASLTPDQKQALGQAVQVSAQTDFQYLYDNHPIYDLVQAGQAAPIWADLLAFLNGEAFLGLMRDVTGESRLALADAQLTRYRAGHFLTEHDDHAEGKNRFFAYVLNLTPAWRIEWGGLLAFHGADGNVAEAFTPRFNTLNLLKVPTPHSVTQVALSAAADRISVTGWLRGR; this is translated from the coding sequence ATGACGCCGACCCTGACGCCCCTAACCGAGGCAGCGCGCGCCGCCATTCGCGAACGGTTGGCGCGCACGGGGCGGACGCAGATCGACGGCGTCCTGGCCCCTGCGGACGCGCAGGCGCTCTACGACGCGGCGACGCGCGTCGACTACAATGTCGTCACGCGACGCGGGACGGGCCATGTCGATCTGCCCGCCGCCTGGCTGGCTTCTCTGACGCCGGATCAGAAACAGGCCTTGGGTCAGGCGGTGCAGGTCTCGGCCCAGACCGACTTCCAATATCTGTACGACAATCACCCGATCTACGATCTGGTCCAGGCGGGGCAGGCGGCGCCGATATGGGCCGATCTGTTGGCCTTCCTGAACGGCGAGGCCTTCCTGGGCCTGATGCGGGACGTGACGGGCGAGTCGCGGCTCGCCTTGGCCGATGCGCAACTGACCCGCTATCGCGCCGGTCATTTCCTGACCGAGCATGACGATCACGCCGAGGGCAAGAATCGCTTCTTCGCCTATGTGCTGAACCTGACCCCGGCCTGGCGGATCGAGTGGGGCGGTCTGCTGGCCTTCCATGGCGCCGACGGCAATGTGGCGGAGGCCTTTACGCCGCGCTTCAACACCCTGAATCTGCTGAAGGTGCCGACGCCCCATTCGGTGACGCAGGTCGCACTGTCGGCGGCGGCGGACCGGATTTCGGTCACCGGCTGGCTGCGCGGTCGCTGA
- a CDS encoding MATE family efflux transporter, whose translation MIALSSQTRTAFHDLLNLAWPVILARIGIMTMGLTDAIVVGNYSSRELAFHSLAWAPTSIVVTTAVGLMLGVQVMTARMLGEGRRHAVGSVLRRGLTYSLQIGVVSMIALIAIGPWGLGKLGLEDGLAEGAGPALIVFALSMPFYLISVTGQFFLEALGRPKPGMVAMWVANGVNLVLNIVLVPDLLGFGFDGAFASAWATFGARAALAIFLVIYILRLPEARALGIFDKPERDPEAAREQVKVGLGAGASYFIEVGAFSGFTFFAGQIGTAETAAWAVVLNVSAIVFMLPMGLSSATAVLVGRSYGAGDGRGLMRAGLVGLGVVTALTLVVALLVWPSAHLIVGAYNRDPALLAIAAPALVLATLFFVADGIQVVAAQANRAAGDVWWPTIMHFAAYGAVMMPLGWVLAHQMGVNGLVWAVVIASLASSTLLTGRFIRIARRLPQGV comes from the coding sequence ATGATCGCGCTCAGCTCCCAGACCCGTACCGCCTTCCACGACCTGCTGAACCTGGCATGGCCGGTGATCCTGGCGCGTATCGGCATCATGACCATGGGGCTGACCGACGCCATCGTGGTGGGCAACTATTCCAGCCGGGAACTGGCGTTCCATTCGTTGGCCTGGGCGCCGACGTCCATCGTTGTGACGACGGCGGTCGGGCTGATGCTGGGCGTGCAGGTGATGACGGCGCGGATGCTGGGGGAGGGGCGTCGGCACGCGGTCGGCTCGGTGCTGCGTCGCGGCCTGACCTATTCGTTGCAGATCGGGGTGGTGTCGATGATCGCACTGATCGCCATCGGCCCGTGGGGGCTGGGTAAGCTGGGGCTGGAGGATGGTCTGGCGGAGGGCGCCGGGCCGGCGCTGATCGTCTTTGCGTTGTCCATGCCCTTCTATCTGATCTCGGTGACGGGCCAGTTCTTCCTGGAGGCTCTGGGCCGGCCCAAGCCCGGCATGGTCGCCATGTGGGTGGCGAACGGGGTCAATCTGGTGCTGAACATCGTGCTGGTGCCGGACCTGCTGGGTTTCGGCTTCGACGGCGCCTTCGCCTCGGCCTGGGCGACGTTCGGGGCGCGGGCGGCGCTGGCGATCTTTCTGGTGATCTACATCCTGCGTCTGCCCGAGGCGCGAGCGCTGGGCATCTTCGACAAGCCCGAGCGCGATCCCGAGGCTGCGCGCGAGCAGGTCAAGGTCGGCCTGGGCGCCGGGGCCTCCTACTTCATCGAGGTCGGGGCCTTCTCGGGCTTCACCTTCTTCGCCGGCCAGATCGGCACGGCCGAGACGGCGGCTTGGGCGGTAGTGCTGAACGTCTCGGCGATCGTCTTCATGCTGCCCATGGGTCTGTCGTCGGCGACGGCGGTGCTGGTGGGCCGCAGCTATGGCGCCGGCGATGGTCGAGGGCTGATGCGCGCCGGGCTAGTGGGGCTGGGCGTCGTGACGGCCCTGACATTGGTGGTCGCCTTGCTGGTCTGGCCCAGCGCCCATCTGATCGTCGGCGCCTATAATCGCGATCCGGCCCTGCTGGCCATCGCGGCGCCGGCCCTGGTGCTGGCGACGCTGTTCTTCGTTGCGGACGGCATCCAGGTCGTGGCGGCCCAGGCCAACCGCGCGGCGGGCGACGTCTGGTGGCCCACCATCATGCATTTCGCCGCCTACGGCGCGGTGATGATGCCGCTGGGCTGGGTGCTGGCGCACCAGATGGGCGTCAACGGCCTGGTCTGGGCGGTGGTGATCGCCAGCCTGGCGTCCTCGACCCTGCTGACCGGGCGTTTCATCCGTATTGCGCGCCGTCTGCCGCAAGGCGTTTGA
- a CDS encoding rhodanese-like domain-containing protein, whose protein sequence is MTVATVTVEEASAWLQAGEAVLIDVREPDEFAAARIDGAILAPLSQMPAAWEALDLPADKKIIVQCLKGGRSHQVCAFVGPTGPEGQPLFNLTGGIQAWNAAGLPVVFAEQD, encoded by the coding sequence ATGACCGTCGCCACCGTCACCGTCGAAGAGGCCTCCGCCTGGCTGCAGGCCGGCGAAGCGGTGCTGATCGATGTGCGCGAGCCGGACGAGTTCGCCGCCGCCCGCATCGACGGCGCGATCCTGGCCCCGCTCAGCCAGATGCCCGCCGCCTGGGAGGCGCTGGACCTTCCGGCCGACAAGAAGATCATCGTCCAATGCCTGAAGGGCGGCCGCAGCCATCAGGTCTGCGCCTTCGTCGGCCCGACGGGCCCTGAGGGCCAGCCGCTGTTCAACCTGACCGGCGGCATCCAGGCTTGGAACGCGGCGGGGCTTCCCGTCGTGTTCGCCGAACAGGACTGA
- the metG gene encoding methionine--tRNA ligase: MARILITSALPYINGIKHLGNLAGSMLPADVWARFKRAQGHEVLYICATDEHGTPAELAAAAAGQDVRTYCDEQHEIQKAAGQAFGLSYDWFGRSSNPQNHRLTQHFAEALEKNGLIEERVDRMIYSIDDARFLPDRYVEGTCPHCGHVGARGDQCDNCGRLLDPTDLIDPYSSVSGSKNLEVRDTRHLYLLQTKIEPEIRAWVDGKTGWQQLAKSIAYKHLDEGLIDRGITRDLAWGVPVTKDGFPRPGMEDKVFYVWFDAPIEYIAATEEWAEATGGSWRDWWRLDEGAEDVRYVQFMGKDNVAFHTVSFPATIIGSGEPWKTVDQLKAFNWLNWYGGKFSTSQKRGVFMDQALELLPADYWRWRLTAYGPEHADSAFTWEDFQASTNKDLADVLGNFVNRIVKFAESKFDGVVPEGGEAGPVEIQLEADIKAAVAEATEQLEAMEFRKAAVAIRAAWVLGNEYLQVAAPWTALKTDRDRAAVGVRTGLNLVALFARLAAPILPFTAPKIAASVGVEDLSWPAADEDLLNRLPVGGKVEAQGVLFAKIEDAQVAEWSERFGGADA; encoded by the coding sequence ATGGCCCGTATCCTCATCACCTCGGCGCTGCCCTACATCAACGGCATCAAGCACCTTGGGAATCTGGCGGGCTCGATGTTGCCGGCCGACGTCTGGGCGCGGTTCAAGCGGGCGCAGGGGCATGAGGTCCTCTATATCTGCGCCACCGACGAGCACGGCACCCCGGCCGAGCTGGCCGCCGCCGCCGCCGGCCAGGATGTGCGCACCTATTGCGACGAGCAGCACGAAATCCAGAAGGCCGCGGGCCAGGCCTTCGGCCTCAGCTACGACTGGTTTGGCCGGTCGTCTAACCCGCAGAACCATCGGTTGACCCAGCATTTCGCCGAGGCGCTGGAGAAGAACGGCCTGATCGAGGAGCGGGTGGATCGGATGATCTATTCGATCGACGACGCCCGCTTCCTGCCCGACCGCTATGTCGAGGGAACCTGCCCCCACTGCGGCCATGTCGGCGCGCGCGGCGATCAGTGCGACAACTGCGGACGCCTGCTGGACCCGACCGACCTGATCGATCCCTATTCGTCGGTGTCGGGCTCCAAGAACCTGGAGGTGCGCGACACGCGTCACCTCTATCTGCTCCAGACCAAGATCGAGCCGGAGATCCGCGCCTGGGTCGACGGCAAGACCGGCTGGCAACAGCTGGCCAAGTCCATCGCCTACAAACATCTGGACGAGGGGCTGATCGACCGGGGCATCACCCGCGACCTGGCCTGGGGCGTGCCGGTGACCAAGGATGGCTTCCCGCGCCCGGGCATGGAGGACAAGGTCTTCTACGTCTGGTTCGACGCCCCCATCGAATACATCGCCGCGACCGAGGAATGGGCCGAGGCGACGGGCGGGTCATGGCGTGACTGGTGGCGTCTGGACGAGGGGGCTGAGGACGTTCGCTATGTCCAGTTCATGGGCAAGGACAACGTCGCCTTCCACACCGTCAGCTTCCCCGCGACCATCATCGGCTCGGGCGAGCCGTGGAAGACGGTGGACCAGCTGAAGGCCTTCAACTGGCTGAACTGGTACGGGGGCAAGTTCTCCACCAGCCAGAAGCGCGGGGTCTTCATGGATCAGGCGCTAGAGCTTCTGCCGGCCGATTACTGGCGCTGGCGCCTGACGGCCTACGGGCCGGAGCACGCGGATTCGGCCTTCACCTGGGAGGACTTCCAGGCCTCGACCAACAAGGACCTGGCAGATGTGCTGGGGAACTTCGTCAACCGCATCGTCAAGTTTGCCGAATCCAAGTTCGACGGCGTCGTGCCGGAGGGCGGCGAGGCCGGACCGGTCGAAATCCAGCTGGAGGCCGACATCAAGGCCGCCGTCGCCGAGGCGACCGAACAGCTGGAGGCGATGGAGTTCAGAAAGGCCGCCGTCGCCATCCGCGCCGCTTGGGTGCTGGGCAACGAGTATCTGCAGGTCGCGGCGCCCTGGACGGCGCTGAAGACCGATCGCGACCGCGCGGCGGTGGGGGTGCGCACGGGGCTGAATCTGGTGGCTCTGTTCGCGCGTCTGGCCGCGCCGATCCTGCCCTTCACCGCGCCCAAGATCGCGGCCTCGGTTGGGGTGGAGGACCTGAGCTGGCCTGCCGCCGACGAGGATCTGCTGAACCGTCTGCCTGTGGGCGGCAAGGTGGAAGCTCAGGGCGTGCTTTTCGCCAAGATCGAGGACGCCCAGGTCGCCGAATGGTCCGAACGCTTCGGCGGCGCGGACGCCTGA